The sequence CACGCTGGAATTCTCCACCTTCGGATTCTATGTCCTCGTGGCCTACCTTCGCGACGATGTGGCCTCCAACGAAGCCGGGCTTAAATTCTTCATCCTCGGAGTATTTGCCGCGGGATTGCTGGCCTATGGCATCAGCCTGGTGTACGGAGAAACGGGCAAACTCGTATTTTCCGATATGACCTCTGCCCAGGCTACCCCGGGCCTGATCATCGGCTTCCTGCTGATCTTTGCCGCGCTTGGATTTAAGATCGGCGCGGTGCCCTTTCACTCCTGGATTCCCGACACCTATCACGGATCGCCCACGCCCGTGACCGCGTTCCTCTCCATCGCTCCCAAAGGCGCGGCCTTTGCCATTCTCCTGCGCATGTTCTTTGTCGCGCTGGCGTCATTTAAGCCCATGTGGGTCCTGTTGCTCGCGGCCACCTCGATCCTCTCGATGACCTATGCCAATATCGTGGCCATCGCGCAAAAGAACATCAAACGCCTCCTGGCCTACTCCGGCATCGCGCAAATCGGGAATGTGCTCATCGGACTGGCTGCCGGAACCAAGATGAGCAACGACGCGATTCTGTTTTACCTGCTGACCTATCTCTTCGCGAATATCGGCGCATTCGCTGTCATCATTGCGGTCAGCCATGCTATCGGCAGCGAAGAAATCGACGATTACAGTGGCCTGAATCGCCGGTCGCCGTTTCTGGCGTTTTCCATGCTGCTGTTTCTCCTGTCCTTGGCCGGAGTCCCTCCGCTGGCGGGCTTCATCGGCAAACTCTATATCTTTGTCGCGGCCATTAAGGAAGGTCTCTATACCCTCATCACCGTCGGTCTGATCAACATTGTCATCTCGATGTACTATTACCTCATCGTGGTCAAGAAAATGTACATCGCCGAACCGACCAATCCGGCTCCAATCGCGATTTCCACGCCCCTCAAGGTGGTGGTCTATATCAGTCTCGCCGGTACGCTGCTCATCGGGATCTACCCCCAGCCGTTCATTGACTGGGTCGTGGCCGCCACGATGATGTTTTCCCATTTTGGCGCCCCAGCCTCTACCATGATCCCCCCGGTCTCCCCATTTGGAGGCTAACTCGCCTCTGCTCAGATATTAGAAACTCAACCCCCTTGCGGCCCCTCCACAACAGGAGTAGAGTGCGCCTCATTGGTCTCCATAGACATCGACAGGGCGGTTTGTCCCTTCTATGGACATAGCAACATACGATTATCCGCAGACTTCTACTCGTCCACGAGACGCAGCCTACTTTTTCCATTTCTCTCTCGCTCCAGACACAGCCACCGGTCATCCCCCCTGGAACTATAGGATTGAAGCACTGTGACCACCCCGCTTCGACTCCTCCAGCTAGAGGCGAATCAAGACGATGCGGACCGTATCGTCGCGGCCTTAACCGATGGAGACATTGCCTGCCAGACGGTGCGTGTTGACCAGGCCGACGCCTTTATCAAAGCCTTAAAACGAAAGAAATTCGACATCATCCTCGCCGACTATTCCCTTCCCGGTTTTGACGGCTTCACAGCCCTCAGCCTGGCACGGCAAATCTGCCCTGACATTCCGTTCATTTTCGTGTCCACCACGCTCGGGAAAGACCTCGCACTCGACGCGGTTCGTCGTGGGGCCACCGACTACATTCTCAAACAGCGCCTCGGCCGCCTGGTTCCCTCCATCCATCGGGCGCTGAGGGAATTGGAAGACCGCCTCGAACGCAAACGCGTGGAACAGGCCTTGCGCCAGAGCGAAAAGCAATTGCGGCAAGCGCAGAAATTGGAAGCCGTCGGCCGATTGGCGGGAGGGCTCGCCCACGACTTCAACAACCTCCTCACCGTCATCATGGGACATGGCCAGGGACTCCTGGCCGAGATTCCGCCAGACGATCCATTGCGCAGCAGGATTGAGGAAATGCAGCAGGCGGGAGATCGGGCTGCGACCCTGATCCGTCAACTCCTGACCTTCAGCCGACAGCAGCCATCGAAGCCGAAGGTGCTCGCCCTGAATCCCCTCATCACCAATTTTGAAACCATGATGCGCCGCTTGATCGGGGAAGATCTCGAGCTCACTATCGCATTGAGCCCGCAGGATCTGCAGATCAAAGCGGACCCGGCTCAGATCGAACAGGTCCTCATGAACCTGGTCGTGAACGCGCGCGAGGCCATGCCCAAAGGGGGACAGCTGGTCATTCATACCTCGCTGGTCGAACTGACACACACGCCCATGTATTATGCGCGCCCCTTCGCCTTAGGGGCCTTTGTGAAACTCAGTGTGGCCGACACGGGGCGGGGAATGGCCCCCGACGTGCTCTCGCATATGTTTGAGCCGTTCTATACCAGCCGGCGAGACGGCAAAGGCACCGGGCTGGGGCTATCGACCGTGTATGGAATTGTCACGCAGAATGGAGGAGGGATTGACGTCACCAGTCAGGTGGGGAAAGGCACCACCTTCGATGTGTATTTCCCCAGCATGCCATCGCGCATTGTGCACCCGCAGCCGAATGAGCCGTTCAGTTGCTCATTGCGGGGTCATGAAACCATTCTCCTGGTGGAAGACGACCAATCGGTCCGCGAGATGGTTCGTGATGGACTGAGAACCCTGGGCTATCGTGTGATTGAATCCCGGAACGGCCTGGAAGCCTGTCTCATCGCATCTCAACAAATCGGAAACATTCACTTGGTCATCACTGACGTGGTGATGCCGGGCATGAGCGGCACCGAGCTCGCCCAACACCTTCGGATCTTAAAGCCGGACCTCAAACTGCTCTTCATGTCAGGCTATGCGGACGACATCGGCATCGGATCCAGCGACCCCTCCAGCGACTACCTCCAAAAACCCTTTACGCCGGAACTCCTCGGGCAGCGCATCCGGCGACTGGTTGAGCACACCGCGAACAGCCAGACACAGCCACCAGCCCACGAACTGGCTCCGCAATAATCGGTCACGATCGGCATATCGGCATGAGCATCCATCGCCCGTTTTCATTCTCCTCAACCATCCTTCGCAGACCCGTCCGGCGCCGCGCGAGCGGAAACAGAGGCCAGCTCGCCATCCGTCTGATCCTGGCCAGCGCTCTTGGATTGCTAGGCGCCCCTGAGGCCTTTGCACAAGACCTCCAGTGGGAATCCTTCGGCGACGGATTGGCCGTATCCGTCTGGCAACCGAGAGAACGCTGTCCCGACATCGACTCCCTGCTCGTCGTGGACGCCGATCCGGAGCGCTACCGGTTTTCCGTTCACTACTATGCCCAGGAGGGTTTGGCCCATCCGCCCACCATTGAAGAGTGGCAGAAACGGACACAGGCCACGGTGCTCTTCAACGCCGGCCTCTTTCGCGAGAACTTCGCGTATCTGGGTCTCTTGTTCAAGGAGGGCCACTCACTGGGAAGCCGCCGCCATACGACCTGGCAAGGACTCTTTGTCGCAGAACCGGCACAGCCCACGACAGAACCCAACGCCCGCGTCCTCGATCTGGCACGCGATCCCTTTCAGGAAAGCGCGCCGCCCTATCGCGAAGCGGCCCAATCCCTCATGCTCCTCGATCGGACCGGAACGATTCGGGTCCGGCAGACGGGCAAGCTGGCCTATCAAACATTGGTTGCCGAAACCCGCAATGGCCACATACTGGTCTTCAAGAGTGTGGGGTTAGTCAGCCTGCACGGAGTCGGCCAATGTCTTCGTGACGCGTTTCCGTCCATCCGCACTGCCATGGCCATGGATGGAGGATCGTCTTCCGATCTCCTCGTATCCGATTCCCTCTGGACACAGGGAACGCCTCACCCGCAGCGAGCCTCCTGGAAGGAATGGTTTGCAGGAACTTCCACCCCGCATATCCCTCTGCCGGCGGTGATCGGCATCAGCCCGAGAAAACCACCGGCCTCGTCAACCGGGCAGGCGGGGAAACGCTAGCGGTTTGGTTGAGCGACGGGAAATCCTGCCTCTGTCCAGGCATTCATACTGCCGTCGACGTTATACACATGCCGATACCCCAAATCCGCCAAGGTCTCGGCGGCAATGTTGCTGCGATGTCCGGACTGGCAATACACCACGATATGATCGTCCAGCTGAACACCCAACTCGCGATGACGGCTCTTGATTTCAGGAAAATCGATATTGAAATCCGTCCCGGGAATCATGCCCGCCCGATGCTCGTCTGGAGTCCGAACATCCACGAGAACAAATCCTTTCTTCTGCGGTGACGGCGCCTTGGCAAGACCCGCCTGCAGCTGCTGGACGGAGAGCAGATAAGAATGATAAGACCACCCCGTTCCAGCCAGCACCAGGCTGGCCATAAGCGTGATTCCCATGAGCGCCCCTATGAAACGCGTCATTGTCACCTCCTTGTCTCATGACGACTGCAGAGCTTCGTCTACTGCCTCGAAACATCCTAAAAAGAGATTGAGCGGCTGGTCAAGAGCAGCAGGGCTCATCGGAGGGCTCCTCCTCGCCGGATGCGCGGATGGGGCCAAGCTCCTGCAAGAATCCGAGAACGGCGGCGTGATCGTCTACCCATTCAAAGGCGAACAGGGAGCCCTGCTGTCCGCTTCCAGAACAGAAGCCTTCGCGCTGATGAAAGAGAAATGCCACGGACCCTACACCATCATCCGCGAAGGAGAAACCAAAGGACGCACACGCATTGCCGGTGCAGTGGAAGGGGCGCAGGAAGCCGTTCGTGAGCGCCGGTGGGGGATTCAATTCCAATGCCGGTAGACGGCACAGGCCTTATGTCCTGCCTGGTTGATGCCGCATGAGATCGTCGATGGTCAGGAGGCTCACGACGGTCAATCCTTCCGCCTCCACTTTCTTGCGTCCCTCCTGTTCGTGGCGGTCGACAATCACCAGCGCGTGCGTGACATGCAGCCCAGCCCCCCTCGCAGTCGTCACCGCTTTCAACAGAGACCCACCGCTGGTCAGCACGTCATCGACAATCAACGCACGATCGCCCGGCTTGTACGCCCCCTCGATCAACTTGCCTAACCCGTGATCTTTGGGCTGTTTCCGCACCACAAATGTCCGCCAATCCCGTGACGGCTGGGCCGCATAGGCATAGTCGGAAATCGTCGTCGCAATGGAAATCGCCCCGATCTCCAACCCTCCCAGACAATCCAGATCAACGCCCTTGAGCGCATCATACGCTAGCTGCGCCACCAAACGCCTCGCCCGAGGATGAGCCATCAAGGCGCGACAGTCCACATAGAACGGGCTCGTGAGTCCGGACGCCAGCTTGAACCCACCTTGGGGATCCCACTTGAATGACTGCGTGTCATGAAATGCTTTCGCCAGTTGGTCCCGCACGGAATCCTCCCTCTCTGTCTACGAAAATGACGGGGCGTATTGTACACGGCCCAGGCCACAGATAGCATCACTCTCGTGAGCGGGCGGTCTTCAGGAGCCGCGGCAAGGCCACCTAAGAAAAGCGCCGCACCTGTTCCGCCAATGTGCTGGCCACGAGACCGAGATCAAAAGGCCAGGCATACCGCAGTTCAACCCCCGGATACTGCGGCCGCAAATGGTCGAGGATTTCTGGGATCTCCACCTCCGAGTGCGACCCGCCCGGCGTGAACATCGTCGTCGTCACAGTAATGTGCGTCGCCCCTTTCTTGACCAGGGCCTCGACCGACTCTTCCAGCGTCGGGGCACAAAACTCGTTGTACGCGACGGCAAAGAGCACATCTCCCAGGCTGGCTCGCAACTGAGCCGCCACCGCTTCCAGTCCCGATTGATACGGATCCGTCTCCGGTGTCCTCGGCCACTGGCGGATTTTGGCATCAAGCTCCAGCTCTTCAGCCGAAGGCGGTTGCTTGGCCGCGCGCCGCTGAGCTTCCAGCCGTTTCAGCTTTGTGACCAATTCCTGCGGACACCCCTTGGGAATCCCGCCGTGCCCGACCAGAATCACTCCCTTGATTGCCGTTCCCATCTTGTCTCTCCCTTTCCCCTATCTTCAGTTACACATGATTGCGCAACATGAGTTCTTTCGGATGCGGATTCAGATACACCTGGTCGCGAATGTAGTGCACCTCGAAGAGGTGGACGTAATGCTTGATCAGCGTGAGGGGCACAATGAGCGGCGTCAACCCTTGATGGTAGTCTCCGATCACACCCAGCAGTTCCGCCTTGTCCCGCGCGGCAAGGTGGTCTTTGAAATATCCGAGGATGTGCTGTAACACATTCACATGTTTCCGCACCGTCGCCCTCATGGCCAACGCTTTCATGAAGAGGTCGCCATACCGGTGGGCAAGCTCTTTGGGCCGGTGCCGTTCCGCCTGGCCGACCAGCCGCCCGAGGGCCTGGTAATGCTGCGGACTATGGGCCATGAGCAGATACTTATGAATCGTGTGGAACCGGACCACCGCCTGCCTCGTCACACCGTTCTGAAGCAGATCCTGGTACCGGCGGTAACAAAATACGCGCTCGATAAAATTCTCCCTGAGCGGCGCATCACAGAGCCGCCCTTCCTCCTCGACAGGAATCAGCGGGAACTGTTCGACAAAGGCCCGCGCGAAGATGCCGGATCCGTTTCGGCTCGGCATCCCCTGTTCGGTATAGACGCGAACCCGCTCGACGCCGCAGCTTGGCGACCCCCTCTTAAACACATACCCAGAGAGGTCCAGATCCCCAAGCGCCTCAAGGCGCTTCGCGGTCATCCTCTCCAACACCCGAGTATGATCCTTCCCGCTGGTGATGGTCAGGAGCCGGGGATGAGCAGGATCGCCGACCAGCCGCATCGCTTCCCGCGGAGTGCCCAGTCCGGCCTCGACTTCCGGACAGACCGGAACCCACTCCACATAGGGGCCCAAGACATCGGTCAGAAAGTTGTCGCGCTTGTGGCCCCCGTCAAACCGGACTTCGTCTCCGAGAAGACAGCGGCTGATCCCGAGACGGAGCGGTGCGGTTGTCATGATCCTACCCGTTGTGTGCCCATCTTCAAATATTCCTCGCGTGCCCGGCGATGATCCACGATGGGTGCAGGATACTCGCCCCCGATCCGACAACCGACACGTCCCTGCTCGCTCGCTGGCATCAGATGCGGCTCATGAATCCACTTATTCGACAGCAAAGCCAACTCCGGCACATAGAGACGAATATACTGTCCTTCTGCATCGAATTTCTTGCTTTGGAGCACCGGGTTGAAAATGCGGTACCCGCGCATCGCATCCGTGCCGGTCGAGGCGCACCATTGCCAATTGCCGTTATTCGCAGCGACATCCGCGTCCAGCAAATGCTGCATGAAATACCGCTCGCCACTCTGCCAGTCGATCCGCAGATCCTTGATCAGAAACGAGGCTGTAATCATCCGTACACGGTTGTGCATCCATCCCGTCTGATTCAGCTGCCGCATGCCGGCATCCACAATCGGATACCCGGTCTTCCCTTCGCACCAGGCCTGAAACAGGCGGTCCCGTTCCGGACCCGGTTCCCGCGACAGGGGGACTGCCACGGGACGGAACGGACCCTCAACGACACGGGGAAAGGCCGAGAGCACCTGCTGAAAAAACTCTCGCCACACCAGTTCATCGATCCAGATCAGGACATCCGCCCTCGATACCCGGCTTCCCTGTGTGAGACCGCCCAAGGCCGTATGGATAGCCGTGCGGGCCGACAGAGTTCCAAAACGAAAATGAGGGGAAAGTTGTGAGCTCCCGTCGATGCCCGGCAGATTCCTGCCCTGACCATACGTGTGACCCGGGCCACGGAGAAACCGTTGCAACCGCTTCCGGGCCTGCCCCTCTCCCGGCTCAATCCAGGGCACCACGTGGTCGTACCCTAATTCACCCGCCGATGGAAGGGGAGAAGAGGCAGGGAGCTCTGGATTCTTTGAAGCCGTGATGGCCCTGGGAATCGGGAGGGGCGAGGGTTTCGCCGCCTGCCACTTGGCCCACCAGCGGGTGCGATAGGCGCTGTATCGTTGCATCGGTTCGCCGGTCACGCCTCGGACTTCTTCCGCCTCAAACACAACATGGTCTTTGAATGTGCGGACGACCACGCCGATCTGTGCCAATCGGTGCTGAAGGGCCCGGTCCCGCGCAATCGCCCCCGGTTCATAGTCACGGTTCCAATAGACGACATCGGCCTTCCATTCGCGGGCCGCTTGAACGACTTCTTCCACCGGATCGCCCCGACGCCATCGCAGCGTGAGGCCCAGACCGGCCAACGATGCCGACAGGTCCCGGAGACATCCCAGCATGAAATTCACGCAGGCGGCCCCGAAGACAAGCGGCTGCAAGAGAAGTTCATCAAAGACAAAGAGCGGAATAACTTCTCCACAGGCCTCGCAGGCGGCCGTCAAAGCCGGCTGATCGTGCACTCGAAGATCGCGTCTGAACCAAACAAGGCCGCGCATCAGAACAGCTCCTGCGATGCCGGGTTCGGCTTGTGAACGGACCGGGGCGCATCGGCAAACAGGGATCGCCGCCAGATGAGGTACAGGGCAAACAGGAGAGTCGTGGCCATGAATCCTGACCGGACCATATGAAATCCAAATGCCACCTGATTCATCGCCTCGCTCACGATTCCGAACCCGGCATAGGCCAGACTCAACCCCCATGCCCAGGGCCGCAACCAAAGAAACCCGTAGCCGATCAACAGATGCACGGCGGGAGAGTGAAGTTTGACCAGGAACGAGACGGACCCTGCCACTGTCGTCCCGAACAGCTTGAGCGCATAGGCGGGAAACAGCACGATGACGATCAGATCCACGGTGCCGACGAACAGGAACAATCCGCCAAGCAGTTGGATATCCACGCCCGCCAGTCTTGCTCGCATCTTCGCCTCCTATCGTACCCAGGCTGTGGGAAAGCGCTGCCACCAGCTCTTCGGATTCGCCGCCCGCCATTGCGTCTGTTCCACCCAGAGGCGATCGGACTCGGCCTTGTTCAAACGATTGGCCATCGCCGCGCTGACATCGGACTGTTGCCGCACACCGGCCTGGATCATCTCCTTGGCCATGCGGGCCAGTCCCCCCGGAGGGTCAACCAGGTCTTCCGTGTCGCGGTACGCCAGGTTGAGATACAACTGCTCAACCGCTATCCACTGCTCTTCGCGGGACAGATGTTCCAAATAGGCATCGATCGCCTGATAGACATACGTGAGGTGGATATAGCTGGCAGCCGATGGCGTCTCGTCGATGGCCCGCTGACAGGCTTCAAGCGCACGACGATAATCGCCGGCCGCTAAAAAGAGATTCGTGCGTGCCAGATTGGAATGCGCCTGTGAGGGAGCCGCACTGCCTGGCTCACCGAATGCCGCCCCTCCCCACAAACCAATCAGCAGCCCGAACAGCGCCATGCATGCCAGACGATGGACCATGAGACCTCCTATCTGCCGGACCCGCCATGCGAACTCATCGGGCCCTTCGGCAGCTTGTCGCTGGCGACACGCGTGATGGACAGCTCACGAGTGCCTCCTTCACCCTTCACCCCCAACTTCACGACGGTTCCCGCTTGACCCCGGATCATCTTGACCACCTGTTCATATGTCTTTCCCGTCACGGGAGTCCCATCCACCGTCATGACTTCATCCCCGTGACGGAGCCCTGCCTGTTGAGCCGGTCCTTCCGGATGGACCATCCCGACGTAGAGCACCGCCGGATCACCGATCCGCTCAGCCCCGACCTGGAGTGACACGCCGATCACGCCGTTGGGCAAAGACGAGTCATCCCCATGCGCATAGGGCGCCGAACTCACGGGCTGGTCGGCCGCCCCGGCGGCCCCCGCGAAGAAAAGCCCTATCATTAATACCGTCACAATATGAGTACTTGTGATCTTCATCGGTCTCCCTCCTTGTGAATAACCATCGACGATCGCTGCTTCCGTGCGCAGCTTCTGCACACTAGCCTGCAAGGATCGCCCGTAAGGCCGTCTCCAGCGTCGGATATTGAAAGACGTACCCACCGGAAAGCGCCTTCGCCGGACTCACTCGTTGACCTGTCGTCATCAGCGTTCCCAGCTCACCAAGCGCCACGTTCAACGCCAGGCCCGGCACCGGAAACCAGGATGGCCTGTGCAACACCTTACCAAGAGTCATACTGAATTCGCTCATCGTCACCGGCGTCGGTGCCACAGCATTAACGGGACCAGACACCGTGGGGGTCCTGAGGACCCACTGAATCAAGCCGATGTGGTCGCGCCGGTGAATCCAGGAGACCCACTGGGTTCCCGGCATGATCGGACCTCCCGCGAACAACCGGAAGGGCAGCAGCATCTTCGGCAACGCGCCGCCGGCCTGTTCCAGGACCATGCCCGTCCGCAAAAGAACCACCCTCGTGCCATACGATGCAGCGGCAAGAGCCGCGGCTTCCCACTCCAGACAGAGATCGGCCAGAAAGCCTTGGCCGCGCACCGCGCCTTCATCCAGCACACGATCGTCGCTGGCCCCGTAGTAGCCGATACCGGACGCGTTGATGAGCGTGCGTGGTCTTGAAGACCGGCGCAATAGGGCCTCGACCAATAGGCGGGTAGTCCGCACACGGCTGTCGGTGAGGAGGCGCTTCCGCGCAGGGGTCCAGCGGGCTTCGGCGATTGGAGCCCCGGCGAGATTGATGATCGCATCGGCTCCTTCGAGCGCCTGCTCCCACAACCCGGCCTCTCGCCCACTCCACTCAACGGCAGTCACAGCGGGGCCGAACAACCGTTGGGCTTCTACCGGCCTTCTCGTCAGGAGTGTGACCGTATGGCCTTCCGCACAGAGCAACAGGCACAGGGGCCGGCCGATGAATCCCGTTCCGCCAGTCATCACAATGCGCATCGTCGTTTCTCCTGCATCAACCAGACCGCATCGAAAACCATTCCGCGTCCATTCATAATGTCCACTGATATTGCCGGTCCCATGATCGTGATCCTGCCGTCCTCCCCGTAGCTCCCACAACACCACTCCTGCTCCATGTCCTCCAAGGGGACAGGTTCCTCCAGAGGGAGGAGCCCGTCCACCTCAGCGAGAGACGCCGTGCGGAGTCGCGGCGCCGCCCTGGCTATTTTTGGCGAACCTCTTCATCAAGGCTACGAACACAGCGAAAGCCGGTGCCGTGCGTCTGAAGCGCAACCCCCCCGCGGCCCCTGGCGGAGGTCGTGATGTCGGCCAGCGGGCTATGCCACGAGCCGCCGCGGATCGATCGCACCACACCCTTCTTGTCAGGACCCTGCGGATTTCGGTCCTGCGCATGCTTGTAGTAATCCGCATCGTACCAGTCGGACACCCACTCCCTCGCATTGCCGGCCATATCTTTCACTCCGTAAGGGGAGTCTCCCTCAGGCAGAGTGCCGACGGGGTGGAGCGTCTTCTCCTCATCCCATTCACGATCAAAATTTGCGCGCCTCAACGTCGCCGGTTCATTGCCCCAGGGAAACAAACGGCCATCGGTCCCACGAGCCGCCTTCTCCCATTCGGCCTCTGTCGGAAGACGCTTTTTGGCCCAACTACAGTAGGCCTTGGCGTCATACCAGGTCGTCTGAACGACAGGGAGTTGCTCGATACCCTTCGCGGACAAGAGCGGCCCCGTGCCGTACGGATTCGGCGGATTGCGATGGCCCGTCGCGGCGACGAAGGCCATGTACCGTTCATTGGTGACTTCGACTTGATCGATCGCAAAGGCATCGAGATAAATGGATCGTTGCGGCCATTCATCGGCGCGGCCCTTTCCCTCTGGATTCCCCATTAAAAATTCTCCGGCAGGAATCGTCACCATGGGAACCGGATCAAGGTCTTTTGACCCCGGGGCCGCCGCCACGACAGTCGATGGCCCAACGGCACAGACAATGGCCATGATCCCTGCAGCCACATTCCAGCGAGCTGTGTTCCTGCTCAAGGCTCGTGTCATTTCTTCTGCTCCTTGCTCCCCTCGATGGCGTGGGTCGTATGGATTTTGACTTGGCCGACAAGACGCTCCACCTGGCGCTTGTCCCCCCGCTCGGCTGCCTCTTGGGCCTGAGGGATGAGGGTTCTGGCCTCGTGCAAATGCTCCTCGATTTCTGCCTGCAGCGCGGGCGAGGCTACGGTGCCTCCTAAGGCCGCGCGATGATACACCTCCCAGGCATGGTCCACCTCGTGCTCGGCGTCATGCACCGCTTTCGCGCTGTCCGGATGCGGGTGGCCGGCCGGATCGATGGGACCAGCTAATCCAATGCCGGTTCCCATGAGTGCGCTGAATACCATTCCAAGAATAATAGTGGTGTCCCGTGTCATGTGTACGCCTCCGTCGCAATCGCACCTTCGCCACAACCTGCTCACCATTCAATGAACGCGACGTCCTGAAACGCTCGATCATCTCAGGTCTCCTGCCAGGAAGTCAGACTTTCTGGGGGGCGGCCATGCCGCCCCCCCAACGGCCTTGCTGCTATTTCTTCTTCATGCTCTTCTTGATCAGATCACGGGTGGCCAAGTACTCCTTGTTCCCCGGATCAGCAGCCAGCGCCTTCTCGATGGAAGCCATCGCATCGGCGTTCTTCTCCGCCCCCATGGCGACGAGAGCCTGGATGAAGGCATCACGACCGGTCTGCATGGATTCGTCGGAAATCGTCTGTGCCGACTTGGCGCAACGGAATCCGAGTCCTACTCCATAGGAGTTGTTCTCCGGTTGATTCCAGAACCGATGGCTCGTGTGCAAGGATGTCTCCGGAGCCAGCCAGGAGCCGCCGCGCAACACCCTGACCGGACCCTGATTGGCAAAGTTGTAGCCCTTGTCCGGCCCCTTGGGGTTCAGCGCAAGACTCTCGTTATAGGACTTCGGGTCATACCAGTCATTGACCCACTCGAACACATTGCCGGCCATGTTATAGACGCCGAATCCACTTACCCCTTCCGGATAGGAATCAACCGGCATGGTGCGACCGACATTCTGT comes from Nitrospira sp. and encodes:
- a CDS encoding response regulator, giving the protein MTTPLRLLQLEANQDDADRIVAALTDGDIACQTVRVDQADAFIKALKRKKFDIILADYSLPGFDGFTALSLARQICPDIPFIFVSTTLGKDLALDAVRRGATDYILKQRLGRLVPSIHRALRELEDRLERKRVEQALRQSEKQLRQAQKLEAVGRLAGGLAHDFNNLLTVIMGHGQGLLAEIPPDDPLRSRIEEMQQAGDRAATLIRQLLTFSRQQPSKPKVLALNPLITNFETMMRRLIGEDLELTIALSPQDLQIKADPAQIEQVLMNLVVNAREAMPKGGQLVIHTSLVELTHTPMYYARPFALGAFVKLSVADTGRGMAPDVLSHMFEPFYTSRRDGKGTGLGLSTVYGIVTQNGGGIDVTSQVGKGTTFDVYFPSMPSRIVHPQPNEPFSCSLRGHETILLVEDDQSVREMVRDGLRTLGYRVIESRNGLEACLIASQQIGNIHLVITDVVMPGMSGTELAQHLRILKPDLKLLFMSGYADDIGIGSSDPSSDYLQKPFTPELLGQRIRRLVEHTANSQTQPPAHELAPQ
- a CDS encoding DUF523 and DUF1722 domain-containing protein, with the protein product MTTAPLRLGISRCLLGDEVRFDGGHKRDNFLTDVLGPYVEWVPVCPEVEAGLGTPREAMRLVGDPAHPRLLTITSGKDHTRVLERMTAKRLEALGDLDLSGYVFKRGSPSCGVERVRVYTEQGMPSRNGSGIFARAFVEQFPLIPVEEEGRLCDAPLRENFIERVFCYRRYQDLLQNGVTRQAVVRFHTIHKYLLMAHSPQHYQALGRLVGQAERHRPKELAHRYGDLFMKALAMRATVRKHVNVLQHILGYFKDHLAARDKAELLGVIGDYHQGLTPLIVPLTLIKHYVHLFEVHYIRDQVYLNPHPKELMLRNHV
- a CDS encoding NADH-quinone oxidoreductase subunit N, whose amino-acid sequence is MNFELNMSLSDLLLLLPEIVLTIWLCLVLIADFAFPRMPKEQLAYFSIAGLVATLACLAWLDISHTTGALFGNMYVLDRMALFFKMFIVGASILVILASIEYVQKFAFFRGEYYFLVVMSALGMMFMASANDLLSLFVTLEFSTFGFYVLVAYLRDDVASNEAGLKFFILGVFAAGLLAYGISLVYGETGKLVFSDMTSAQATPGLIIGFLLIFAALGFKIGAVPFHSWIPDTYHGSPTPVTAFLSIAPKGAAFAILLRMFFVALASFKPMWVLLLAATSILSMTYANIVAIAQKNIKRLLAYSGIAQIGNVLIGLAAGTKMSNDAILFYLLTYLFANIGAFAVIIAVSHAIGSEEIDDYSGLNRRSPFLAFSMLLFLLSLAGVPPLAGFIGKLYIFVAAIKEGLYTLITVGLINIVISMYYYLIVVKKMYIAEPTNPAPIAISTPLKVVVYISLAGTLLIGIYPQPFIDWVVAATMMFSHFGAPASTMIPPVSPFGG
- the pyrE gene encoding orotate phosphoribosyltransferase; this translates as MRDQLAKAFHDTQSFKWDPQGGFKLASGLTSPFYVDCRALMAHPRARRLVAQLAYDALKGVDLDCLGGLEIGAISIATTISDYAYAAQPSRDWRTFVVRKQPKDHGLGKLIEGAYKPGDRALIVDDVLTSGGSLLKAVTTARGAGLHVTHALVIVDRHEQEGRKKVEAEGLTVVSLLTIDDLMRHQPGRT
- a CDS encoding deoxyribodipyrimidine photo-lyase — encoded protein: MRGLVWFRRDLRVHDQPALTAACEACGEVIPLFVFDELLLQPLVFGAACVNFMLGCLRDLSASLAGLGLTLRWRRGDPVEEVVQAAREWKADVVYWNRDYEPGAIARDRALQHRLAQIGVVVRTFKDHVVFEAEEVRGVTGEPMQRYSAYRTRWWAKWQAAKPSPLPIPRAITASKNPELPASSPLPSAGELGYDHVVPWIEPGEGQARKRLQRFLRGPGHTYGQGRNLPGIDGSSQLSPHFRFGTLSARTAIHTALGGLTQGSRVSRADVLIWIDELVWREFFQQVLSAFPRVVEGPFRPVAVPLSREPGPERDRLFQAWCEGKTGYPIVDAGMRQLNQTGWMHNRVRMITASFLIKDLRIDWQSGERYFMQHLLDADVAANNGNWQWCASTGTDAMRGYRIFNPVLQSKKFDAEGQYIRLYVPELALLSNKWIHEPHLMPASEQGRVGCRIGGEYPAPIVDHRRAREEYLKMGTQRVGS
- a CDS encoding rhodanese-like domain-containing protein — encoded protein: MTRFIGALMGITLMASLVLAGTGWSYHSYLLSVQQLQAGLAKAPSPQKKGFVLVDVRTPDEHRAGMIPGTDFNIDFPEIKSRHRELGVQLDDHIVVYCQSGHRSNIAAETLADLGYRHVYNVDGSMNAWTEAGFPVAQPNR
- a CDS encoding CbiX/SirB N-terminal domain-containing protein, whose amino-acid sequence is MGTAIKGVILVGHGGIPKGCPQELVTKLKRLEAQRRAAKQPPSAEELELDAKIRQWPRTPETDPYQSGLEAVAAQLRASLGDVLFAVAYNEFCAPTLEESVEALVKKGATHITVTTTMFTPGGSHSEVEIPEILDHLRPQYPGVELRYAWPFDLGLVASTLAEQVRRFS
- a CDS encoding PDZ domain-containing protein, which translates into the protein MKITSTHIVTVLMIGLFFAGAAGAADQPVSSAPYAHGDDSSLPNGVIGVSLQVGAERIGDPAVLYVGMVHPEGPAQQAGLRHGDEVMTVDGTPVTGKTYEQVVKMIRGQAGTVVKLGVKGEGGTRELSITRVASDKLPKGPMSSHGGSGR